The region AATGTTGCACGACCCCATCCTCCACAACACAATAATCCCTCCAGATAGCCCCTGCGCCTCCACTGCATAGGTACCCCAAGATCTCGGGATAACATGTCTGACCCGCTCCAAACTACCTCCCGACAATCTTGTCTCAAATAAGATACAAATCTCGGGATCATGAAGACTAACCAATCTCTGGAAAGCCGGTTTGAAGGACGGCTTCCccgcccccctacaattccacAATAGGACCTTCATAAAAACAGCTGAACAGTGCTTGGTGGAGTCTCAGATGCCTGTGACCCATCCACCACCCGTGGCCCCTTCTCCTCTGTGGACGACCCATCCTCCACCTTCTTTGACAAAGTCTCCCTCATTTGTTTGGCAATCACTGCAAGAGCCGAGCCGCCAGCGTTGCCTCCTCCCCCATCATCCGGACTGACCGATTTCAACTGCACACCGTCGGCCGGCAAGGATCTGTGGTCTCCCGTAACCGTGCTCTCCCCTCCTCCAGAGCAGAGCGAACCATCCACTGGAGGCTCCGCCGGGATCCTGCCGCCGGCCGCCGATGAAGAAGCCGAACTTGAGTTCCCCGGCCGATCCACCGCCTTGACGTCGCGGCCCCCCTTCACCGTACCACCGAACACGGCAACGAAGGCCTTCCCATTAGTTGGCCGGACTCCTCCCACAACCGCCGGCGACAAACTCCGGCTGCGGAAGCTCCGCCGGTCAGCTCCCCGGCCTGCCATCACCAGCCGCGGCACGCTTGGCACGGAAGGGTACCGTGCCAGCCGGGCCGTGCCAGTCGATTTCTTGGTTGGGCTACGAGCCCGTTTCAGCAAAACAGGCCCCGCCTCGGCCCGATGAAAGGCCCGATCCACGTCCAGTGGGCCTGGAGATATGTTCGGCCCGCGAATCTGACTTGGGCCTGGATCTTGGGGTCTGGTTGGCGATTCCGGCACTCAGTCCTGGTGCCGAGTCAGCTCAGTCGTCTGGACTCCCTCCGCCACGCCGGGTTCCGGTTGCCCCGACCCCTTCCCCGGCGACCCTCGCCGGGCGACCTTCTTTGGCTTACGCCACCCCTCAGTGTCCGGTGAAGAGTCAGCCAGATCAACCTCAACCGTCTCCGGGGTCGTCTTCACCAAGCTTGCTCGCCGAGCCGACTCGGCCGCCTCCATCGTCTTCTTCACACCGCCCGGGGCGCCCGTGTTCCTCCAGTGCCTTTGCCGAGGCACCGTCATCCACGGACCAAAAGTCATCTGCGGGGGAGCTTCCGATCCACTAGCAGTCTCGCCCTGCCCTACCGTCTCCGCGCCTTGGCCCTCCGCCTCCGTCCCCAAATGCGTTCCCGGAGCCTGGTAACAACAATCACCGGCAAGGTGGTCCAAACGGGCGCAGCGATAGCATAGCCCCGGCAGATCTTCATAGGCGAAGGTCTGCCAGAACCTCGCCTGCACGCCCTGGACAATGGTCCCCGGGATCAGTGGTTGCCGGACGTTGATCTCAACTTTGACCCTGGCATACCCGATGCGCCGCCTCTCATGGGAGAATCGGTCGAGCTCCAGGGGGTTCCCCACCTCCGCCACAATCACCCTGATGGCCTCCATGTCCCAGTACTCAACAGGGAGCCCGGGCAGCCGGACCCAGACTACCGTTCGATTCACCGAATGGGTGCCCGGAATGAAATCGGGAACCCATTTTTCCATTGCCAAgagctgccccgccaccacccacggCCCAGCAGCAAGCGCCGCCGCCCGGTCGTCGCCCGATGCAAACCGGATGGTGACGAAGCCCTCCATCATAGGTAATACCTCAACTTCATTCTTCAGCTTTCCCCTGCTTCTGAGCTCCCGTGCCACTAGCTCCGGGGAGACTCTCCGTCCCAGGCTCTTAGCAATCACCGCCGTTTCCCTCCATTGGTTCCTGGCTGCCGCTACCCGCTCCTCCGGGACCACCGCCACCCGAGGGAACCTCCGTTGTAGATCCTCCAGTTCACCCGCAGTGAGACGATGACTGGGTTCCTCCGGCCGACGCACTGCCCCTCTCGCCACCTCCGACCACGTCGGCGTAGTCTTGGCCTGTCCAGGAGCAGTGTATGAGGGTCGGCTCCTACCCGGGTCGCCTGGCACCGCCGTGCCCGGGGTCACCATGGCCGCCCACCGGTTGTTTGAAAGTGCTTTCCCAACACCGTCTAATGCTGCTGAGCTCCCTTCGCTCCCTACACACCTCTCGCTTGCTGCCGGTCTTCCACGCCAGGGCCCTCGCGCCAGCTGCCGCCCCTCGCCGGAACCCTAGCGCCAGCAAGCCCCACTCATCATGTGGCCCCCTCGCCCAGGCCAGCCTTAAGGTGCAACTCAGTTGCCTACATCTGACTCGGTTACATGCAATCAAACATCTGCATCTATCCGCCAGCCAACCAGAGTGCAGCATTTGAGGCTCAAATGTAGGTAACCAAACGGCCCCTAAGTGCAAAAATGTTTATGTGTCAATGGGCACTCATCAAAGAGACTGGGTAATATTtaagttattttcttttctagcaATTGAATTTTAAAACTCCCTGCCTTCCTCATTCTGGAAAGACTTATTTACTCTACTTTAACACCAATTTGATATCAAAACAAGTTATAACTTTTATGAAGGATTGCCTATCAGAAGCAAGGGCTGTTGAATTCATGAATACAGTGGTTACACCCACTTCTAGTGCTTCCTTGAGTTGAAGCTCATAAACCTAGGGATAAATTTTCTACAACCAAATATATTTTAAGAGACTTGAATTTTAGTTTTCATTCTTAATTTTTTAGTATATACGTGACTGTAATTTTGTGGAATGCAGATTTGAAAGAAGAGAATGGCTGATTTGAAAACTTCTTAAATCTAACTCTTCAGTTTTCAAAGTGATAAGTTTATTTTGTTTCTCAGCAAGGTAAAGTTCTTATATACCTAGGAGCCCAATTCTGTTAATGTCAACAAAAAGTTTTAGTCTAGTTGAAAGTTGGATTCACAAAGCTCGAATTCATTACTAACTTATGATCGTCTTTGAGAATGACTATCGCATCTCATATCCAGGAATCTATGGGGCTTCAAATTTGTATATAAGTGAGAGGAAAAAACATCCCTGCCCCCTTCCTCCCTATCTTATCATAAAAGGGATAAACTGTTCCATCTTTTACTCTTATCTTTTCAAAAAGTGGAACTCAACGCAGGCTAGAAAGAGTCCTAGATCTGACACTTTGCTCGTTCTTATCTGTATTTcttttaattataaaaaaaagctAAGTAGAACATCTTCAAGAGTCATAGCCTTCTTACCTCTTAACATTGAGACTTTTTTTGAGACATTTAGTTTACATATCTTTTATCATAGGTAACTACATCCTTATTGCATCAGAAAGCTCATCCAAAGTAAGTGTTATCAATTCTATAATGCTAGTTTGGTCATAAATAAGAGCAGGAGAGACTGTTCTATCATTCTTCCCTTATTCcaactcttctcttctctcttgtcTCCTCTTTGTCCATCTCTGCCTCTATTttagtctctctctcttttttttagtgTATCTGTCTCTATTTTAGTCAGAAGCAGCCACTTGCTATCACTCTTTcatccatttattttttttataaaaaaaaagtcctCTATTCTATAATCAATTTATCATGCTGATATCAAACCAAATGTGGTTGGAAAGAACCTGTTTCTTTATTTCATTTAAGTAGCTTCCTATAACTTCTTTGGTCCCATACCAACAACTTTCCCACTTATTCTTTCATCGATTATTAATTCCCAAAACTTTAATGCCAGACTTAGAATTATGAAGTAGGAAGCTCGGCCAAATACTAACAGAATTTTTCTATGACATTCAGATAACAAACTCAAGATCAATTACCGTTCCATTTTCTCCATTTATTTCAAAACACATAATCTGCAAACAACTCACACTGATTGTACGAATCTTATCCGAAAGTAGAACTAAAGACAATATCTTGTCAGAAATTCATAGATTGGCATCAAAAAAGTTAATTTTTGTTGAAATCAATACATTAATAAATTAAGCGACCTAGGTACCGAAATCGATCGTCCATTATATTTTAGTTCCTCTCATACTAGAGATGGAGGGAACAGAGAGGAACTCACCCCGGCGGTCGAGCGAAGCGGAGGGGGCGAATTTGAGCAAATTCCTGAGAGGAAAACAAAATCAAGGAAAGTCGATTTACTAAAACGAACTTGGGAAATCAAAACAAGGGTGAGCGGGATTAGAGAGCTACCTGCAAGAAGACGGCGAAGGGGAGACGGAGGTGAGCGAGGCGGCCACGAAGCCGAAGGGCGCGGAGATGGCCATCGACGCCATTAGAGCCGCCGGCGGAGGAAAAAGACGGGGGAAGGGGAATAGCGAAAACGAGCCGGGCGAACTTCGGAGATTGGGAGGCGACGATATGCCAATGGGTTGAGCCAGAGCGCGGAAAATGAGGGCGGAAGGCTGGccggttcgggttcgggttcgggttcgggtttggGTTTGATTCCGCCCGCATCCATCTCCAACCAACTGTGTGTTATCAGATTTGCATGATTAGtaacatatatatatccatCAGATAAAAGAATCATAAAAATCCATATGACTTTTGATGGACTTTGGACATGTCAAAACCTAGAATGAAATGAATAATAGTTTCCTTGCATGTTGTTTTATTATGTACCCTTCTATGCTTCTTAAGCCTATATAGTGATAGTATGATCATCAAATAGAATATAAAGATGAAAACGTAacaattataaataggttatcATCTAGTATTTACTTGGATGGTATCACCTCTTATCATTTGGATAAAAATGCTAAGTCTAATTCTAATTAGCATTGACCCTTGAGGAATGACATGGGTATAGAGTGGAAGTGAGGATTGACCTCTCCActtgaaaaccaaaaaaaaagggttccTTAAATGTTGATTGAAATACGGTATAATTAGTTTTTTCTATAAACATGTATAGCTATCGGGCTTGTGTATGCTAGGTCGTTTCTCTCAAACTAGTGAAGGAGAAAGATTTTTTTACTCTCTTTGCAAGCTTGAATAGAATTTGAGCATAATTTTTGAAAGGGTTCGCAAGCATGAGGCAAGATTTAAAGTTGGCGACAAACAAAGATTgggaggaagagggaagaagtTTGAGGAACCAACAACCTGCAGCTCTTGAGTTCTTAACAGTATAAATTCTTCCTGTTAATTGACTGAATCAAAGTTTTTAAGTTAATGCAGAAAGAATCACGGGTGTATATCGGACAACAATCTGAAATGGCAACTTTTCAGCATCTTAAAACATTTGAGGTGGTAGAATTCATAGACTTCCAAAACCCTGGTTCTCTTCATCCTTTTGCTTAATTTCATCATACTTTCACACTTATAACAGGCATTCtgacatttaaaaaaaaacaaaaaaaaagcgatacatcattattctttttcttttatttgagcAATGACTATCACATGAAACATCATTCCCAACGGTCGACCTTGTTAAAGCTTGCATTAAGTGCAGACCGCCCCTTTTGTACTCGAAACGTAATTAGCAGTTCCTTTTGTGATTTTTTTGTATGAATTGCCAATTGGATTCGCCCAGGAAATCGTGCATGCGTTGGAAGTTGACAGCTAATGCTTGCTCACTGAGCCAGTCTCCATTTCATGCAAACATGACCATCGATGGTTCAATATTATTCATAGAGCATGAAGATAATGTCATGACAGCCCACTCGTGATTCCCATGAATTAACAACTACAGGGGTCAAAAACTATGGAATTTTTGAATCGTCAGAATGATTAAATTCATGTCCATGGTACTGGATGTCATGGTCTAAAAAGCAAGAGAGACTACCCCTTGTCCTGCTTGATGTCCTTACGCAGAaaaaacacacaaaaaaaatttaaatcattGTGTTATTATCTTGGGCCCTGGTGACTTATAGACTTTCTCAGTAGCTATGGCTCATGGACTTTCACATTGGATTAATTAATGTGGTTGGGTGACGCGTCTATCTGACATGCACCCCATAATGTCCAAGAAGGTGCATGGCATGGGA is a window of Phoenix dactylifera cultivar Barhee BC4 unplaced genomic scaffold, palm_55x_up_171113_PBpolish2nd_filt_p 001041F, whole genome shotgun sequence DNA encoding:
- the LOC120107839 gene encoding uncharacterized protein LOC120107839; this translates as MVTPGTAVPGDPGRSRPSYTAPGQAKTTPTWSEVARGAVRRPEEPSHRLTAGELEDLQRRFPRVAVVPEERVAAARNQWRETAVIAKSLGRRVSPELVARELRSRGKLKNEVEVLPMMEGFVTIRFASGDDRAAALAAGPWVVAGQLLAMEKWVPDFIPGTHSVNRTVVWVRLPGLPVEYWDMEAIRVIVAEVGNPLELDRFSHERRRIGYARVKVEINVRQPLIPGTIVQGVQARFWQTFAYEDLPGLCYRCARLDHLAGDCCYQAPGTHLGTEAEGQGAETVGQGETASGSEAPPQMTFGPWMTVPRQRHWRNTGAPGGVKKTMEAAESARRASLVKTTPETVEVDLADSSPDTEGWRKPKKVARRGSPGKGSGQPEPGVAEGVQTTELTRHQD